CTGCCTTCTGACTTGGATCCGACGTGGCAgggagctcggcgccacagatcacggcgccgagctcggcgccacagatcacggcgccgagctccCTGGTACTAATCACCCGACGCCTTCGCTACCAGTTCATATTTTCATCTCCCCTCTCGgctctctctctccaaaaacCGAGCACGAATTTGGATTTAATATTTGGACCATCAAAAGTTTGATTTGTTCCATAGATCTTGAAGAGCCAGGTATACTCTTTCACATATTAGTTTTTGACTCATTGATTTGACCTATATTACACGTATGTTGTAGACTTAGATAAACCATTTATAGTTTTTTGAATGGATgattaatatttttcttatgcAATCGTAGAATGCCACGTCGTGGAAAAAGTAGCAAACCAAGGTAACCTTTCGACATGTTTCGTTAAATTTCATTCCTCATTATTTATCATTTGGTAAATTGTAGTTTTCGGTTCAATCGTTATTTGCTATGATTTCTTAGAATTGAATTATTTGAACTGTAGCTATGGCCGGACGACCGGTAGTCCGTACATCCACCAGCCGCTTCCTAGCGGTGTTCCAGTACCTATGTGCTTTTGTGGTGATCCTTGCAAGGTAGAAATTTCGGAAGACGAGGAAACCTATCGGCAGAGGTATTGGATGTGTTCGAATTTTGCCTGGGAGCCTACGCCAAAACAACGCCGCAGTAACTTTATTGTAAGTTATTTTTTCTATTGTGCACTTATTAATTTGTGTCCTATGAAGCATGATTTAATGTTTTGAACAAATATATTTGTTGCAGACCCCTCCACCATTGTGTGATTTTGAGCAGTGGATCGACACTGAGATTAAGGAGTCCGACAAGCGGCTTCTACAAGGCCTAA
This window of the Sorghum bicolor cultivar BTx623 chromosome 7, Sorghum_bicolor_NCBIv3, whole genome shotgun sequence genome carries:
- the LOC110437368 gene encoding uncharacterized protein LOC110437368, which codes for MPRRGKSSKPSYGRTTGSPYIHQPLPSGVPVPMCFCGDPCKVEISEDEETYRQRYWMCSNFAWEPTPKQRRSNFITPPPLCDFEQWIDTEIKESDKRLLQGLKEWDAERAEILEKRRREEAQKREHKEEEERRRVAAAREEREKKLERVRRAKAAMDENPDAERKGKWPRCTQ